The Microbacterium sp. LKL04 sequence CTGCGGATGCCGGAAGAGGTGGGGCGCGGCATCCACTTCGATCTCGACCTCGTGGATGTCGGGAAGGCGACGGAGCGACCGGAACGTGCCGCGGAGCATCTCGCGCAGCTGCGCCTCGGACGGCAGCCACAGCGCATCCTCGAGCGCGACCGAGTCGAGCGCCCATTCGGTCGTCCCGTTGAAGGCGAGCAGGTCGCCGGTCGGGTAGCTCCGGGCCTCGACGGTCATGTCGCTGACGGTGTAGACGTCGGCCTCGAACTCGGGCTCGTCGAGCTGGAACCGGTCGCCGGAACGGGGATGCCAGATCAGGCCGCTCGCGCGCAGCTCGCGTGCCAGGTCGGTGGAGATCATCCCCCCATCCTGGCCCGGCGCTGAGGGGCGAGGCCCGTCCTAGGCTGAGAGCATGCCGTCACCCGTCACCCTCCCCCGCCTGAGCTGGGGAGATCCCCACAGCGACCGCCGGGCGCTCCTCGTCCACGGCGTCGGGTCGAGCGGAGCGCTCATGTGGCGTTACGCCGTCGCCCTCGCCGACGCCGGCTGGCGTGTCGACGCCGTCGACCTGCGCGGCCACGGCACCGCTCCGCGCGGCCTGGACTACACGATCGACGCGTACGCGGTCGACCTCACCCACACGCAGCCCGCCGACGACGCGCCGTGGGATCTCGTCCTCGGCCACTCGCTCGGCGGCGCGGCCGCGACCGTGGCCGCCGCATCCACCCCCTCGTGGACGCGCCATCTCGTCCTCGTCGATCCTGCGATCCACCTCGCGGACGTCGATCGTGACGCCGTCCGCGCCAGCCAGGAGCAGGCGTTCGCCGACACCTCGGTCGGCGCGGTCCGAGCCGCGCACCCCGAATGGCTCGAGCTGGATATCGAGCTGAAGGCGATCGCCGCCCAGCAGGCGAGCCGCTACGCCGTCGAGCAGACGGGACTGCAGAACACGCCGTGGGACGTGCGGGAGGCGGCATCCCGTCTCACCGTCCCCACCCACGTCATCGCGGGCGACCCGGCCGTCTACTCGATCTTCACGGGCGACCTCGCCGCCGAGGTGCTGCAGAATCCCCGGGTGTCGATGTCCGTCGTGCCGGGCACGGGGCATTCGCCGCACCGCGACGCTCCGGATGCCGCGGCCCAGGCGCTCCTCGACGCGACCCGGACGTGGGGGTTGCCGTCATGACGTTCGATCCCGCCGCGCACCTGCCGGATGACCTGCTCGCGCGCATCCGCTCCCGCGCTGCCGCCGTCGACGCCGATAACCGCTTCCCGGACGAGGATCTCGCCGAGCTCCGCGACGCCGGCTACCTCGCGATCCTCGTGCCGACCGAGCTCGGCGGGGCGGGGCTCGGGCTCCGCGAGGCATCCGTCCTGCAGCAGCGGCTCGCCGGCGCCGCTCCCGCGACGGCCCTCGCGATCAACATGCACCTCGTCTGGACCGGCGTCGCGAAGGTGATGTCGGACCGCGGCGACGACGCGCTCCGCTTCGTGCAGGAGGGCGCCGTCCGCGGCGAGGTTTTCGCGTTCGGGATCAGCGAAGCGGGCAACGACCTCGTGTTGTTCGGCAGTGACACGGATGCCGCGCCCCGCCCCGACGGCTCGTACGCCTTCACGGGCACCAAGATCTTCACCTCGCTCGCACCGGTGTGGACGCACCTGGGGCTCCACGGCCTCGACACGTCCGACCCCGACGACCCGCGACTCGTGTTCGCGTTCGTCCCTCGGAGCGACGCCGTCGTCACCCGCGACGACTGGGACACCCTCGGCATGCGCGGCACGCAGTCCCGGACGACCGAGCTGCACGGCGCCGTCGCCCCGGCGGACCGGATCGTCCGCCGGCTGCCGGTCGGGCCGAGCCCCGACCCGCTCGTCTTCGGGATCTTCAGCGCCTTCGAGATCCTGCTGGCGTCCGTATACACGGGCATCGCGCGTCGCGCGCTCGACCTGGCCGTCGAGACCGCCCGCTCGCGCACGTCGAAGAAGACGGGTCGCACCTACAGCCAGGATCCCGACATCCGCTGGCGGGTGGCCGACATGGCGCTCGCGTACGACGCCCTCCCGGTGCAGGTCGAGACCCTCGCCGCCGACGTCGACGGTCTCGCGGACCACGGCGCGATGTGGTTCCCGAAGCTCTCCGCGATCAAGCACCGCGCCGCGACGACGGCGAAGCAGGTCGTCGACGAGGCGATGCTCGTCGCGGGCGGGTCGTCTTTCTTCACCCGCAACGAGCTGAGCCGGCTGTACCGCGACGTGCTCGCCGGGATGTTCCACCCCTCCGACCCGGAGTCGGTTCGCAGCGCTCTCGCGAACGCGTGGCTGGGGCCGGTCGAACCGTGAGTCGCCCGGGTCGCTGACGGCCACCGTGGCAGGATGGCCGAATGGCCCGCATCCCGTACGACTCGCTGAGCACCGCTGACCAGCAGAGGTATCGCGGGCTCCGCACGATGAAGGCGGTCGCCCTCGGCGCCCTGCTGTTCATGGCGATCGTCTTCGTCATCGCGTTCATCCTCGAGAAGGACCTCTCGGGCTGGGGCTACGTGCGCGCGGCGGCCGAGGGCGGCATGGTCGGCGCCCTCGCGGACTGGTTCGCGGTGACGGCGCTGTTCCGGCACCCCCTCGGCATCCCGATCCCCCACACCGCGATCATCCCGCGCCGCAAGGACGAGATCGGACGCACCCTCGGCGAATTCGTCGAGACGAACTTCCTCGAGGGCGGTGTCGTCCGCCAGAAGCTCGAGTCCACCAACATCGCCCGCACCGCAGGCACGTGGCTGCAGGATCCGGCTCACGCGAAGACGGTCGCGGCCGAGGCCTCGACGATGGCCTCCGGCATCCTCACCGCCCTCAGCGACGACGAGGTGCAGGACCTCATCAGCGACCTCGCGCACGAGCACCTGCTCTCACCCTCGTGGGGTCCTTCGCTCGGCACCTGGCTGTCGCGGGTGGTGGACGCCGATGCCCACCGCGGCGCGGTCGACCTGGGCGTCGACAGCATCGCCCGCTGGCTCGACGCGAACCGCGAGGCGTTCGACGGACTCGTCTCACGACGCCTGCCGTCGTGGGTGCCGTCGGTCGCCATGCGCCTCGTCGACGACACCGTCTATCACGAGGCCACGAAGTTCGTCGCGGCCGTGCAGCGCGACCCGGAGCACCCGGCCCGGAAGGCGCTCGACCAGTATCTCGAGCGCCTCGCCGACAACCTGCAGCACGACCCCGAGACCATCGGCCGCCTCGAGGGCGCGAAGAGCGCGGTCTTCGACAGCCCGCGCGTCCGGGCGCTCGCCGCCGACGCCTGGAACACCGCGAAGGCGGGCCTCCTGCGCTCGCTCGCCGACGAGGAGAGCCCGCTCCGCCGACGCGTCACCGCCGCCCTCGGCGACCTGGGCGACCGGCTCGCGACCGACACCGCGCTGCAGGAGCGCGTCGACAAGCGCATCGCGGACGCCGCTGTCTTCCTCGTCGACCGCTACCGCCACGACATCGCGTCGATCATCACCGACACCGTCGAGCGGTGGGACGCCGATGAGACGAGCCAGAAGATCGAGCTGCAGGTCGGCCGGGACCTGCAGTACATCCGCCTGAACGGCACGATCGTCGGCGCCCTCGCGGGACTCGCGATCTTCACCGTCGCCCACCTGCTGCTGCCCTGACCATGGCGCTCTCCGTTGATCCGCTCTGGCCGCGCGCCGGCGACTGGCCCGCACCGAAGGGACGAGTGGATGCCGCGATCCTCGGCCTCCCTGCCTTCCGCACGTCGCTGTCGCCCACCGGTGCGCACGCGACGCCGACCGCGGTCCGCGAGGCGTTGCGCCGGTTCAGCCCGACGCTGCTCGGCCCTCCCCCGGTCGACCTGAACGACGCGCTCCGGATCGCGGATGCCGGTGACGTCGACGACCCCGACGGGCCCGAAGGCGAGGCCCGGGTGCGCGAGCGGGTCCGCGCACTGCGTGCCGACGCGGGCCTCGTGATCGCGCTCGGCGGCGACAACTCGGTGACGTATGCGACCGCGCAGGGCGCGGACGTCTCGGGCCTCATCACCCTCGACGCGCACTTCGACCTGCGCGACGGCGTCTCCAACGGCTCCCCTGTCCGCCGCCTCGTCGAGGACGGTCTCGACCCCCGTCGGATCGTTCAGATCGGGATCGCCGACTTCGCCAACTCCGTCGCGTACGCGCAGCGCGCCGCGGACCTCGGCATCACCGTCATCACGCTCGACGAGGTCCGCCGCCGCGGCGCCGAGGACGTCATGATCCAGGCTCTGGCCGTCGCCGGAGCCGCGGGCGACGTGCACCTCGACATCGATGTGGACGTGTGCGACCGCTCCGTCGCGCCGGGGTGCCCGGCATCCGTCCCCGGCGGACTCGAGGCGTGGGAGCTCCGCGCCCTCGTTCGCGCGGCGACCGGCGACCGGCGCATCGTGAGCGCCGACGTCGTCGAGGTCGACGCGACGGCGGATGCCGCAGACGGCCGCACCGTCAGACTCGCCGCGCTCTGCGTCCTCGAACTCCTCGCCGGAAGGGCACTCGCATGATCACCCTCATCCTCGTCCGTCACGCAAAGAGCGACTGGGGCACCGGCCAGGACGACCACGAACGCCCGCTGAACGACCGCGGCAGGCGGGACGCGCCCGTGATGGCGCGACGCCTCGCCGCGACCGGCGTACGCCCCGCGCGCATCCTGTCGTCGACGGCCGTGCGGGCCCGGACGACGGCGCAGGCCTTCGCCGGCGCGCTCGGACTCGAGGTCGAGACCGATGAGGGCTTGTACGGTGCTCCCGGGTCGCGTCTGCTCGCGACGGCCGCGGCGAGCGGCGTGACCGATGTCCTCGTCGTCGCCCACGATCCAGGGATGACGGTGCTCGCCGAGCAGCTGTCGGACGGCGGCATCGGCGAGATGCCGACGTGCGCGGTGGCCACGTTCACCTGGGACACGGACGACTGGGACGTCGCGACGTCCGTGCCGCCGGCTCGGTGGAGCGTCGACACCCCGCGGGACGTCAGCGCGGACTGAGCTCCTCGACGCCGCGGTAGACGCGGCGCACGAGCGGCACGCCCGGCCGATAGGCGAGGTGGCGCCTGCTCGGCGCGTCGAGCACGACCAGATCGGCACGCGCACCCGGGCCGAGGTGACCGACGTCGCCGCGGCGCAGGGCACGCGCTCCCCCGGCCGTCGCCGCCCACACCGCCTCACCGACGGTCATCGCCATCTCGCGCACCGCGAGGGCGATCATTAGCGGCATCGAGCTCGTGAAGCTCGACCCGGGGTTGCAGTCGCTCGCGAGCGCCACGGTCACACCGGCGTCGATGAGCCGGCGCGCGTCGGGGTACGGCTGCCGCGTCGAGAACTCGACACCCGGCAGGAGGGTCGCGACGGTATCGGATCCCGCGAGCGCCGCGATGTCGGCATCCGTCAGGTGGGTGCAGTGGTCGACGGATGCCGCACCCAGCCGCACCGCCAGCTGCACGCCAGGCCCCTCGCCGAGCTGATTGCCGTGCACGCGGACGCCGAGCCCGGCATCCGCTCCCGCGCGGAGGATGCGCTCGCTCTCGGCCTCGGTGAAGGCGCCGCGCTCGCAGAACACGTCGACCCAGCGCACGTACGGCCTGGCGGCGGCGAGCATGCCGTCGCACACGAGGTCGACGTACGCCGCACGGTCCGCCCCCTCGGGCACGACGTGCGCGCCGAGGTAGGTCACCTCGTCGGTGACCTCGGCCGCGAGTCGCGCGAGCCGCGCCTCGCCGTCGACGGTGAGGTCGTAGCCCGTCTTGACCTCGAACGTCGTCGTCCCCTGCGCGTGCAGTTCGGCGACGAGCGCGGCGAGTCGAGCGCGCAGCTCGTCGTCCGTCGCCGCACGTGTCGCCGCGACGGTGCGACGGATG is a genomic window containing:
- a CDS encoding pilus assembly protein CpaE, whose translation is MISTDLARELRASGLIWHPRSGDRFQLDEPEFEADVYTVSDMTVEARSYPTGDLLAFNGTTEWALDSVALEDALWLPSEAQLREMLRGTFRSLRRLPDIHEVEIEVDAAPHLFRHPQPADAYAQAVLFLLRRAA
- a CDS encoding alpha/beta fold hydrolase, with the protein product MPSPVTLPRLSWGDPHSDRRALLVHGVGSSGALMWRYAVALADAGWRVDAVDLRGHGTAPRGLDYTIDAYAVDLTHTQPADDAPWDLVLGHSLGGAAATVAAASTPSWTRHLVLVDPAIHLADVDRDAVRASQEQAFADTSVGAVRAAHPEWLELDIELKAIAAQQASRYAVEQTGLQNTPWDVREAASRLTVPTHVIAGDPAVYSIFTGDLAAEVLQNPRVSMSVVPGTGHSPHRDAPDAAAQALLDATRTWGLPS
- a CDS encoding acyl-CoA dehydrogenase family protein encodes the protein MTFDPAAHLPDDLLARIRSRAAAVDADNRFPDEDLAELRDAGYLAILVPTELGGAGLGLREASVLQQRLAGAAPATALAINMHLVWTGVAKVMSDRGDDALRFVQEGAVRGEVFAFGISEAGNDLVLFGSDTDAAPRPDGSYAFTGTKIFTSLAPVWTHLGLHGLDTSDPDDPRLVFAFVPRSDAVVTRDDWDTLGMRGTQSRTTELHGAVAPADRIVRRLPVGPSPDPLVFGIFSAFEILLASVYTGIARRALDLAVETARSRTSKKTGRTYSQDPDIRWRVADMALAYDALPVQVETLAADVDGLADHGAMWFPKLSAIKHRAATTAKQVVDEAMLVAGGSSFFTRNELSRLYRDVLAGMFHPSDPESVRSALANAWLGPVEP
- a CDS encoding DUF445 domain-containing protein, giving the protein MARIPYDSLSTADQQRYRGLRTMKAVALGALLFMAIVFVIAFILEKDLSGWGYVRAAAEGGMVGALADWFAVTALFRHPLGIPIPHTAIIPRRKDEIGRTLGEFVETNFLEGGVVRQKLESTNIARTAGTWLQDPAHAKTVAAEASTMASGILTALSDDEVQDLISDLAHEHLLSPSWGPSLGTWLSRVVDADAHRGAVDLGVDSIARWLDANREAFDGLVSRRLPSWVPSVAMRLVDDTVYHEATKFVAAVQRDPEHPARKALDQYLERLADNLQHDPETIGRLEGAKSAVFDSPRVRALAADAWNTAKAGLLRSLADEESPLRRRVTAALGDLGDRLATDTALQERVDKRIADAAVFLVDRYRHDIASIITDTVERWDADETSQKIELQVGRDLQYIRLNGTIVGALAGLAIFTVAHLLLP
- a CDS encoding arginase family protein yields the protein MALSVDPLWPRAGDWPAPKGRVDAAILGLPAFRTSLSPTGAHATPTAVREALRRFSPTLLGPPPVDLNDALRIADAGDVDDPDGPEGEARVRERVRALRADAGLVIALGGDNSVTYATAQGADVSGLITLDAHFDLRDGVSNGSPVRRLVEDGLDPRRIVQIGIADFANSVAYAQRAADLGITVITLDEVRRRGAEDVMIQALAVAGAAGDVHLDIDVDVCDRSVAPGCPASVPGGLEAWELRALVRAATGDRRIVSADVVEVDATADAADGRTVRLAALCVLELLAGRALA
- a CDS encoding SixA phosphatase family protein codes for the protein MITLILVRHAKSDWGTGQDDHERPLNDRGRRDAPVMARRLAATGVRPARILSSTAVRARTTAQAFAGALGLEVETDEGLYGAPGSRLLATAAASGVTDVLVVAHDPGMTVLAEQLSDGGIGEMPTCAVATFTWDTDDWDVATSVPPARWSVDTPRDVSAD
- the hutI gene encoding imidazolonepropionase; protein product: MATLFTGIAELTTNADAAAPTATIADAALLVDGGRVAWSGAATDAETAIARRDSGLLPTSRPAAAVSRSEAEVARVDLGGHAVIPGFVDSHTHLVFAGDRADEFEARMTGVPYAAGGIRRTVAATRAATDDELRARLAALVAELHAQGTTTFEVKTGYDLTVDGEARLARLAAEVTDEVTYLGAHVVPEGADRAAYVDLVCDGMLAAARPYVRWVDVFCERGAFTEAESERILRAGADAGLGVRVHGNQLGEGPGVQLAVRLGAASVDHCTHLTDADIAALAGSDTVATLLPGVEFSTRQPYPDARRLIDAGVTVALASDCNPGSSFTSSMPLMIALAVREMAMTVGEAVWAATAGGARALRRGDVGHLGPGARADLVVLDAPSRRHLAYRPGVPLVRRVYRGVEELSPR